A single window of Streptomyces xanthii DNA harbors:
- a CDS encoding (deoxy)nucleoside triphosphate pyrophosphohydrolase, whose product MTDIPVVVVAAALYDSAGRLLAARRSAPPELAGRWELPGGKVEPGEPPERALVRELREELGVAAEPVARVPGEWPLKPGYVLRVWRTRLLSGEPEPLEDHDALRWLEPDEVWSVDWLDQDVPAVAAALEEAPGAGDPERDAVRER is encoded by the coding sequence ATGACGGACATTCCCGTGGTGGTGGTCGCCGCCGCCCTGTACGACTCCGCGGGCCGGCTGCTCGCCGCGCGACGGAGTGCGCCCCCCGAGCTGGCCGGCCGCTGGGAGCTTCCCGGGGGCAAGGTCGAGCCGGGTGAGCCCCCGGAGCGGGCGCTCGTGCGCGAGCTGCGCGAGGAGCTCGGGGTGGCGGCGGAGCCGGTCGCGCGGGTGCCGGGGGAGTGGCCCCTGAAGCCGGGGTACGTCCTGCGGGTGTGGCGCACGCGGCTGCTGTCCGGCGAGCCGGAGCCGCTGGAGGACCACGACGCCCTGCGCTGGCTGGAGCCGGACGAGGTGTGGTCGGTGGACTGGCTGGACCAGGACGTGCCCGCGGTGGCGGCGGCCCTGGAGGAAGCCCCCGGAGCGGGTGACCCCGAGAGGGACGCGGTGCGCGAGCGGTGA
- a CDS encoding ATP-binding protein: MPAVVGRDPSRGREVVCVLHTEGDRAEWAFPADPSAVRKARWAVRTQLADWGLDDLGDVTALLVSELVTNSLRYASGPIGVSLVRPAGDGETLLVEISDPLPDPPRARTAAPDDEGGRGLQLVAGVARRWGTKPGGTEDAGKTVWFELTLPG, translated from the coding sequence ATGCCCGCTGTAGTCGGGCGGGATCCGTCGCGGGGCAGGGAAGTGGTCTGCGTGCTCCACACCGAAGGCGACCGTGCCGAGTGGGCTTTCCCCGCCGATCCGTCGGCCGTGCGCAAGGCCCGCTGGGCGGTCCGTACCCAGCTCGCGGACTGGGGCCTGGACGACCTGGGGGACGTCACGGCGCTGCTGGTCAGCGAGCTGGTCACGAACTCCCTGCGGTACGCCTCCGGCCCCATCGGGGTCAGCCTCGTCCGCCCCGCCGGTGACGGCGAGACCCTGCTCGTGGAGATCTCCGACCCGCTGCCCGACCCGCCCCGCGCCCGCACCGCCGCACCCGACGACGAGGGCGGCCGCGGCCTGCAGCTGGTGGCCGGAGTGGCCCGGCGCTGGGGCACCAAGCCCGGCGGCACCGAGGACGCCGGAAAGACGGTCTGGTTCGAACTGACTCTCCCGGGTTGA
- a CDS encoding GntR family transcriptional regulator, protein MTFGEQPAYLRVAGDLRKKIVNGSLPPHTRLPSQAKIREEYGVSDTVALEARKVLMAEGLVEGRSGSGTYVRERPVPRSVARSGYRSGSGSTPFRQEQAEPSARGTWESRSEQAEADAAVAERLGLRPGDRVMRTKYVFRDAGEVMMLSTSWEPLTVTGRTPVMLPEEGPLGGCGVVDRMAAIDVIVDNVTEEVAARPGLAEELSALGGVPGHVVLVISRTFYASGRPVETADVVVPADRYRIAYHLPVK, encoded by the coding sequence GTGACATTCGGTGAGCAGCCGGCCTACCTGCGCGTCGCGGGTGATCTCCGCAAGAAGATCGTCAATGGCTCGCTGCCGCCGCACACCCGGCTCCCGTCGCAGGCCAAGATCCGCGAGGAGTACGGGGTCTCGGACACGGTGGCGCTGGAGGCACGGAAGGTCCTGATGGCGGAGGGCCTGGTCGAGGGCCGTTCGGGCTCGGGCACCTACGTGCGCGAGCGCCCGGTGCCGCGCAGCGTCGCGCGTTCCGGCTACCGCTCGGGGAGCGGTTCCACGCCTTTCCGGCAGGAGCAGGCCGAGCCCTCGGCGCGCGGCACCTGGGAGTCCCGCAGTGAGCAGGCCGAGGCCGACGCCGCGGTCGCGGAGCGCCTGGGGCTGCGCCCCGGAGACCGGGTGATGCGCACCAAGTACGTGTTCCGGGACGCGGGCGAGGTGATGATGCTGTCCACCTCGTGGGAGCCGCTGACCGTCACGGGCCGCACCCCGGTGATGCTCCCGGAGGAGGGCCCGCTCGGCGGCTGCGGCGTCGTGGACCGGATGGCGGCGATCGACGTGATCGTGGACAACGTGACGGAGGAAGTCGCCGCCCGTCCAGGTCTCGCCGAGGAGTTGAGCGCGCTCGGCGGAGTGCCGGGCCACGTCGTGCTGGTCATCAGCCGGACGTTCTACGCGTCGGGCAGACCGGTGGAGACGGCCGACGTGGTTGTTCCGGCGGACCGCTATCGGATCGCGTACCACCTGCCCGTGAAGTAG
- a CDS encoding purine-cytosine permease family protein has translation MTETALPTAGPETTGQPSDRPPKRSYARLAADESREDFSLRYAPHAYRRWSPTMVASTALGGIAYLADFAIGASIVFTYGFTSGLASILCAATIIFLTGIPIARACAKYGLDMDLITRGAGFGYFGSTLTSLIYASFTFIFFALEGSIMAQAMHEVTGLPLPVGYLLTTLIVIPIVFRGMGALAKVQAWTQPVWLIGLVLPFVVLAVESPGSFSAFTHFGGTEGAGSGFDWLGFGLGTGVALSLIAQIGEQADYLRFMPAKTESNRKRWNLAVLAAGPGWVVIGAAKQLGGALLAFVALEAVGKTHALEPIAPQVEALKPWLGSVALPVAALFVVVSQIKINVTNAYSGSLSWSNFFSRVTHRHPGRVWYIFLNLAIALTLMEMNMFAALNKLLGFYSNVGIAWIAAVAADLVVNKRVGWSPKYIEFKRAYLYAVNPAGFGSMVIASAVSIVAFFGLFGEYAQAFSTFIAAGLALVLCPLIAWATKGRYYLARPNPVNGPDAVVEDVTATHVCGVCETAYELPDIADCPVQAGPICSLCCSLDAECGDVCTKAPTGEPVLLPVPTVRAG, from the coding sequence ATGACCGAGACCGCTCTGCCCACCGCAGGCCCGGAGACGACCGGGCAGCCCAGCGACCGCCCCCCGAAACGGAGCTACGCACGGCTGGCCGCCGACGAGTCCCGCGAGGACTTCTCGCTGCGCTACGCCCCGCACGCGTATCGCCGCTGGTCACCGACGATGGTCGCCTCGACCGCGCTGGGCGGCATCGCCTACCTCGCGGACTTCGCGATCGGCGCGTCGATCGTGTTCACGTACGGGTTCACGAGCGGACTGGCGTCGATCCTGTGCGCGGCGACGATCATCTTCCTGACCGGTATACCCATCGCCCGGGCCTGTGCGAAGTACGGCCTGGACATGGATCTCATCACCCGGGGCGCGGGCTTCGGGTATTTCGGGTCCACGCTCACGTCGCTGATCTACGCCTCGTTCACGTTCATCTTCTTCGCGCTCGAGGGCTCGATCATGGCGCAGGCGATGCACGAGGTGACCGGACTGCCCTTGCCGGTCGGGTACTTGCTGACGACGCTGATCGTGATCCCGATCGTGTTCCGGGGGATGGGAGCGCTGGCGAAGGTGCAGGCGTGGACCCAGCCGGTGTGGCTGATCGGTCTGGTGCTGCCGTTCGTGGTGCTCGCGGTGGAGTCGCCCGGCTCGTTCTCGGCGTTCACGCACTTCGGCGGGACCGAGGGCGCCGGCAGCGGCTTCGACTGGCTGGGCTTCGGGCTCGGCACCGGCGTCGCGCTGTCGCTGATCGCGCAGATCGGAGAACAGGCGGACTACCTGCGCTTCATGCCGGCGAAGACCGAGTCGAACAGGAAGCGGTGGAATCTGGCCGTTCTGGCGGCGGGCCCGGGCTGGGTGGTGATCGGCGCGGCGAAGCAGCTCGGTGGCGCGCTGCTCGCGTTCGTGGCGCTGGAGGCCGTGGGCAAGACCCACGCGCTCGAGCCGATCGCGCCGCAGGTCGAGGCGCTGAAGCCGTGGCTGGGCTCGGTCGCGCTGCCGGTCGCGGCGCTGTTCGTCGTCGTGTCGCAGATCAAGATCAACGTGACGAACGCGTACAGCGGCTCGCTGTCGTGGTCGAACTTCTTCTCCCGGGTGACGCACCGGCACCCGGGACGGGTCTGGTACATCTTCCTGAACCTCGCCATCGCGCTGACGCTGATGGAGATGAACATGTTCGCGGCCCTGAACAAGCTGCTGGGCTTCTACTCGAACGTGGGCATCGCGTGGATCGCGGCGGTCGCGGCGGACCTCGTCGTCAACAAGCGGGTGGGCTGGAGCCCCAAGTACATCGAGTTCAAGCGGGCGTACCTGTACGCGGTGAATCCGGCCGGCTTCGGGTCGATGGTGATCGCGTCGGCGGTGTCCATCGTGGCGTTCTTCGGGCTGTTCGGGGAGTACGCGCAGGCGTTCTCCACCTTCATCGCGGCGGGCCTCGCGCTGGTGCTGTGCCCGCTCATCGCGTGGGCGACGAAGGGGCGCTACTACCTGGCGCGGCCGAACCCGGTCAACGGCCCGGACGCGGTGGTCGAGGACGTGACGGCGACGCACGTGTGCGGGGTGTGCGAGACGGCGTACGAGCTGCCCGACATCGCGGACTGCCCGGTGCAGGCCGGACCGATCTGCTCGCTGTGCTGCTCCCTGGACGCCGAGTGCGGGGACGTGTGCACGAAGGCGCCGACGGGGGAGCCGGTGCTGCTGCCGGTGCCGACGGTGCGCGCGGGCTGA
- a CDS encoding PspA/IM30 family protein translates to MTKQTILGRVTQLAKANINALLDGAEDPQKMLDQLIRDYTNNIREAEDAVSATIGHLRLTEQDHAEDVAAAAEWGGKALAASRKADELRAAGSTAEADRFDDLAKVALGRQLRSEQEARDAEPAIAAQTEVVGKLKSGLDRMKTKLTELQAKRDELVARAKTAQAQNQMLDAARNIDVLDPTSELSRFEDKVRREEAWALGKQELAASSLDAQFEELDALGDAAEIEARLAALKTT, encoded by the coding sequence ATGACCAAGCAGACCATCCTCGGCCGGGTCACCCAGCTCGCCAAGGCCAACATCAACGCGCTCCTCGACGGCGCCGAGGACCCGCAGAAGATGCTCGACCAGCTGATCCGCGACTACACCAACAACATCCGGGAGGCCGAGGACGCCGTGTCGGCCACGATCGGCCATCTGCGGCTCACGGAACAGGACCACGCGGAGGACGTGGCCGCGGCCGCCGAGTGGGGCGGCAAGGCGCTGGCCGCCAGCCGGAAGGCCGACGAGCTGCGGGCCGCCGGAAGCACGGCGGAGGCCGACCGCTTCGACGACCTCGCCAAGGTCGCGCTGGGCCGTCAGCTGCGGTCGGAGCAGGAGGCCCGGGACGCCGAGCCGGCCATCGCCGCGCAGACCGAGGTCGTCGGCAAGCTGAAGAGCGGCCTCGACCGGATGAAGACCAAGCTGACCGAACTGCAGGCCAAGCGCGACGAGCTGGTGGCCCGCGCCAAGACCGCGCAGGCCCAGAACCAGATGCTCGACGCGGCGCGGAACATCGACGTCCTCGACCCGACCAGCGAGCTGAGCCGCTTCGAGGACAAGGTGCGCCGCGAGGAGGCGTGGGCACTCGGCAAGCAGGAACTCGCCGCGTCCTCGCTCGACGCCCAGTTCGAGGAACTCGACGCGCTCGGCGACGCGGCCGAGATCGAGGCCCGGCTGGCCGCCCTCAAGACCACCTGA
- a CDS encoding SPOR domain-containing protein, whose translation MSDGTTTLPWQVIRQDDNGNRYRVGRYATRAEAESIADSLDERGHKQLYWVERLGQGGPGQNGTVN comes from the coding sequence ATGAGTGACGGCACGACCACGCTGCCGTGGCAGGTCATCCGCCAGGACGACAACGGCAACCGCTACCGCGTCGGCCGGTACGCGACCAGGGCGGAAGCCGAGAGCATCGCCGACAGCCTCGACGAGCGCGGGCACAAGCAGCTGTACTGGGTGGAGCGCCTGGGCCAGGGCGGCCCGGGGCAGAACGGCACGGTGAACTGA
- a CDS encoding DinB family protein — protein MTEASERWTQATVYPDMWVDPDDDPRNSEGPSPDGELATLDDFLTNYRLTLKMKCEGLTPEQLARRSVPPSTMSLLGLLRHLAECERDWQNWITDGDPQPSLYGENDGDFEGAVADRAVVDAAYADLEREQAAMDAALAPHADLGTRLGKHATSVRELMVHRIEEYARHCGHADLLRECVDGRVGQ, from the coding sequence ATGACCGAGGCATCCGAACGATGGACCCAGGCGACCGTCTACCCCGACATGTGGGTGGACCCGGACGACGACCCGCGCAACAGCGAGGGCCCGTCGCCCGACGGCGAACTGGCGACGCTGGACGACTTCCTGACCAACTACCGACTGACCCTCAAGATGAAGTGCGAGGGCCTGACCCCGGAGCAGCTGGCGCGCCGCTCCGTGCCGCCGTCGACGATGTCGCTGCTCGGCCTGTTGCGTCACCTGGCGGAGTGCGAGCGGGACTGGCAGAACTGGATCACGGACGGCGATCCACAGCCGAGCCTGTACGGCGAGAACGACGGGGACTTCGAGGGAGCGGTGGCGGACCGGGCAGTGGTGGACGCGGCGTACGCCGACCTGGAACGCGAGCAGGCGGCGATGGACGCGGCGCTGGCCCCGCACGCGGATCTGGGCACGCGCCTCGGCAAGCACGCAACGTCCGTACGGGAGTTGATGGTGCACCGGATCGAGGAGTACGCGCGGCACTGCGGCCACGCGGATCTGCTGCGGGAGTGCGTGGACGGCCGCGTCGGCCAGTAG
- a CDS encoding threonine synthase translates to MTALPDRYCSADGTRVPAASLDWCCPLCRGPLDLDYAPTPAPLKSLTGRTGSLWRYAECLPLPTPDCTLGEGRTPVVPLSDSISAKLDFLMPTLSFKDRGAVMLAALAARLRPERVIADSSGNAGTAIAAYCARARLPCSVYVPEGTSPKKLEQIGAHGARLEIVPGDREATARAAREAADEPGVFYASHVYNPYFLHGTKTYVHELWEDLGGRLPDVLVVPVGNGTLLLGAALAVRELHGAGLIDRRPALHAVQAAAVSPLADAWRAGADDLLSIPPQAPTFAEGIAIPNPPRARQILRAVRESGGAFHTVTEDQIRHAQLDLASQGLYVESTGVACWAAARETIPLEGRTAVVPLCGAGLKTGLASA, encoded by the coding sequence ATGACCGCGCTGCCTGACCGCTACTGCTCCGCCGACGGGACCCGGGTGCCCGCCGCCTCGCTCGACTGGTGCTGTCCCCTGTGCCGAGGGCCGCTGGATCTCGACTACGCCCCCACTCCGGCGCCCCTCAAGTCACTGACAGGCCGGACGGGTTCGCTCTGGCGCTACGCCGAATGTCTGCCGCTGCCGACTCCGGACTGCACGCTCGGCGAGGGCCGCACTCCGGTCGTTCCGCTCTCGGACTCGATCTCGGCCAAGCTGGACTTCCTGATGCCGACGCTGTCGTTCAAGGACCGCGGGGCCGTCATGCTCGCCGCCCTCGCCGCCCGCCTGCGCCCCGAGCGGGTGATCGCCGACAGCAGCGGCAACGCGGGCACCGCCATCGCCGCGTACTGCGCCCGCGCCCGGCTGCCCTGCAGCGTCTACGTCCCCGAGGGCACGTCACCGAAGAAGCTGGAGCAGATCGGCGCGCACGGGGCCCGCCTCGAGATCGTCCCCGGGGACCGCGAGGCGACGGCGCGGGCCGCACGCGAGGCCGCGGACGAACCCGGCGTCTTCTACGCCAGCCACGTCTACAACCCGTACTTCCTGCACGGCACGAAGACGTACGTCCACGAACTCTGGGAGGACCTCGGCGGCCGCCTGCCCGACGTGCTCGTCGTCCCGGTGGGCAACGGGACCCTGCTCCTGGGCGCCGCGCTCGCCGTCCGGGAACTGCACGGCGCGGGCCTGATCGACCGCCGCCCGGCCCTCCACGCCGTACAGGCCGCAGCGGTCTCCCCCCTCGCCGACGCCTGGCGCGCCGGAGCCGACGACCTCCTCTCCATCCCCCCTCAGGCCCCGACCTTCGCCGAGGGCATCGCCATCCCGAACCCGCCCAGGGCCCGCCAGATCCTCCGGGCCGTACGGGAATCGGGCGGCGCCTTCCACACGGTCACCGAGGACCAGATCCGCCACGCCCAGCTCGACCTGGCCTCCCAGGGCCTCTACGTGGAGTCCACGGGCGTGGCCTGCTGGGCCGCAGCCCGCGAGACGATCCCCCTCGAAGGCCGCACAGCGGTGGTCCCCCTGTGCGGCGCCGGCCTGAAGACGGGCCTGGCATCCGCCTAG
- a CDS encoding SpoIIE family protein phosphatase → MSEIPAKAGASEGPSGAASARHAGSAPRGGGSGPESGGAGQPAQADVWQSSPPGSIYDYIKVASFSIGPDGLIDQWSRRAAQILGVGTEDAVGKDPIEAFVPADLRERGHRKMAEILDGREWTGVVPFRAPGGGADESAADAEARTGLAEVYVMPTLTESGERAAVCIVVDVRTLRRIETDLAASQAIFGQSPFGFLLFDTDLKVQRANRTFTAVFGGHVDDHRGRTVHDYLPRHEAERVQGALRRVLESGEAVTDMQLVGTAPDSVERRHWSVNLYRVHSGSGRPIGIAGLVTDVTRRHAAAREAAHARRNLALLNEAGARIGNSLDLETTARELLDIVVPGFCDLASVDLYQGLLAGDEAPPGLADGSAELRRVAAASAVADIPFLDLGSEAPVNVGAVHRFAFNSACADALRTARPQLLPAEPGGLVRSTLAVPMVAHDTVVGLVQFSRTKGSEPFGERDRAVAVELAARAAVCIDNARLYRREHERALILQRSLLPPDNPEASGLDIACRYLPGNAATEVGGDWFDVIELPGHRTALVVGDVMGRGLRAAVAMGELRTAVRTLALLDLEPAEVLSALDEIARGLGTPGGVQQATRAARRTGAPERGDLSEVYLATCVYAVYDSVTRRCTFANAGHLPPVLVEPGEGALMLDVPPGMPLGVGGEPFEEVEVELPEGSLLALYTDGLVESRDHPLDEGLSSFRAALDAPPRAGTTRTHSEELEDICDHVLGSLDTHHGEDDIALLMARVQGLPEENVGDWTLPREPKSVGRAREYTRERLTDWGLEALVDTTELLVSELVTNALRYGEGEIRLRLLLDHTLVCEVWDAGLVQPRRRRARDTDEGGRGLQLVGLLSAAWGSRRTPRGKTVWFELALPDGDSGLVDPTEALLSLF, encoded by the coding sequence GTGAGCGAGATACCAGCGAAGGCCGGGGCGTCCGAGGGTCCCTCGGGCGCGGCCTCGGCGCGGCATGCCGGATCGGCCCCGCGCGGCGGCGGCAGCGGGCCGGAGTCCGGCGGTGCCGGGCAGCCCGCGCAGGCCGATGTCTGGCAGTCGAGCCCGCCCGGGTCGATCTACGACTACATAAAGGTCGCCTCCTTCTCCATCGGGCCCGACGGACTGATCGACCAGTGGAGCCGGCGCGCCGCGCAGATCCTGGGCGTCGGTACCGAGGACGCCGTCGGCAAGGACCCCATCGAGGCCTTCGTCCCCGCCGACCTGCGCGAACGCGGCCACCGCAAGATGGCCGAGATCCTCGACGGCAGGGAGTGGACGGGCGTCGTCCCCTTCCGCGCCCCGGGCGGCGGCGCGGACGAGAGCGCGGCCGACGCCGAGGCCCGCACCGGGCTCGCCGAGGTCTACGTCATGCCGACGCTCACCGAGTCCGGCGAGCGCGCCGCGGTCTGCATCGTCGTGGACGTACGGACCCTGCGGCGCATCGAGACCGACCTCGCCGCCTCGCAGGCCATATTCGGCCAATCTCCCTTCGGCTTCCTGCTGTTCGACACCGACCTCAAGGTCCAGCGGGCCAACCGCACGTTCACCGCCGTCTTCGGCGGGCACGTCGACGACCACCGCGGGCGCACCGTCCACGACTACCTGCCCCGGCACGAGGCGGAGCGGGTGCAGGGTGCGTTGCGCCGGGTCCTGGAGAGCGGCGAGGCCGTCACCGACATGCAGCTGGTGGGGACCGCGCCGGACTCCGTCGAGCGCCGCCACTGGTCGGTCAACCTCTACCGCGTGCACAGCGGTTCGGGCCGGCCCATCGGCATCGCCGGACTCGTCACGGACGTCACGCGCCGGCACGCCGCCGCCCGCGAGGCCGCCCACGCCCGCCGCAACCTGGCGCTCCTGAACGAGGCGGGCGCCCGCATAGGGAACTCCCTGGACCTGGAGACCACCGCGCGCGAACTGCTCGACATCGTGGTCCCCGGCTTCTGCGACCTGGCCTCCGTCGACCTGTACCAGGGCCTGCTCGCGGGCGACGAGGCGCCGCCCGGGCTCGCCGACGGCAGCGCCGAGCTGCGCCGGGTCGCCGCCGCGAGCGCCGTCGCCGACATCCCCTTCCTCGACCTCGGCAGCGAGGCCCCGGTGAACGTGGGCGCGGTGCACCGCTTCGCGTTCAACTCGGCCTGCGCCGACGCCCTGCGCACCGCGCGCCCCCAGCTGTTGCCCGCCGAGCCGGGCGGCCTCGTCCGCTCCACGCTCGCGGTGCCGATGGTCGCGCACGACACGGTCGTCGGCCTCGTCCAGTTCTCCCGGACCAAGGGGAGCGAGCCCTTCGGCGAGCGGGACCGGGCGGTCGCGGTCGAGCTGGCCGCGCGCGCCGCGGTCTGTATCGACAACGCCCGCCTGTACCGCCGGGAGCACGAGCGCGCCCTGATACTGCAGCGTTCCCTGCTGCCGCCGGACAACCCGGAGGCCTCGGGCCTGGACATCGCCTGCCGCTATCTGCCGGGCAACGCGGCGACGGAGGTCGGCGGCGACTGGTTCGACGTCATCGAACTGCCGGGCCACCGCACCGCGTTGGTCGTCGGCGACGTCATGGGCCGCGGCCTGCGCGCCGCCGTCGCCATGGGTGAACTCCGCACGGCCGTGCGCACGTTGGCCCTGCTCGATCTCGAACCGGCCGAGGTGCTCAGCGCCCTGGACGAGATCGCCCGCGGCCTCGGCACCCCCGGCGGCGTCCAGCAGGCGACCAGAGCGGCCCGCAGAACCGGCGCCCCGGAGCGCGGCGACCTCTCCGAGGTGTACCTCGCCACCTGCGTCTACGCGGTCTACGACTCCGTCACCCGGCGCTGCACCTTCGCCAACGCGGGCCATCTGCCGCCGGTCCTCGTCGAACCCGGCGAGGGCGCCCTGATGCTGGACGTGCCGCCGGGCATGCCGCTCGGCGTCGGCGGCGAGCCGTTCGAGGAGGTGGAGGTCGAGCTGCCCGAGGGCTCGCTGCTCGCGCTCTACACGGACGGGCTCGTCGAGTCCCGGGACCATCCGCTGGACGAGGGCCTGTCCTCGTTCCGCGCGGCGCTCGACGCGCCGCCCCGGGCCGGGACCACGCGCACGCACTCCGAGGAGCTGGAGGACATCTGCGACCACGTCCTCGGCAGCCTCGACACGCACCACGGCGAGGACGACATCGCGCTCCTCATGGCCCGGGTCCAGGGCCTGCCCGAGGAGAACGTGGGCGACTGGACGCTGCCGCGCGAGCCGAAATCGGTGGGCCGGGCCCGCGAGTACACCCGGGAACGGCTGACCGACTGGGGTCTCGAAGCACTCGTCGACACGACGGAACTGCTGGTCAGCGAGCTGGTCACCAACGCGCTGCGGTACGGCGAGGGCGAGATCAGGCTGCGGCTGCTGCTCGACCACACGCTGGTGTGCGAGGTGTGGGACGCGGGCCTGGTGCAGCCGCGCCGGCGCCGCGCCCGGGACACGGACGAGGGCGGGCGCGGACTGCAGCTCGTGGGTCTGCTCAGCGCGGCCTGGGGGTCGCGCCGCACCCCGCGCGGCAAGACCGTCTGGTTCGAACTGGCGCTGCCCGACGGCGACTCGGGGCTCGTGGACCCGACGGAGGCCCTGCTCAGCCTGTTCTGA
- a CDS encoding TPM domain-containing protein produces the protein MTSPLVVRTAAAALLALPWLLLPATPAHADDPVTLSRTGQVTDKVDALGDRDDVTAQALTTLDDSRGIQLFVTYVRDFSGRTAQDWANATAEKNGLGLDDVLLAVATHDRQYAFSVDRDARLTDVQLQDVARTAVEPALRRDDWAGAAIGAANGIGAVVAGQPVPTPTLTPGAADPGGASDGGTRTGDLALPLIAVGAAGALAAYTYTRRKKRMNTRTTPGGGAVAGGWGKPAATALPELDRQARHLLVETDDAIRTSTEELGFATAQFGEEAVTAYAEALAAAQSELTAAFRLRQQLDDAFPEDDATKRRMLDEIISRCTEADRRLDAEAEAFDRLRALEKSAPEALAGAERAFRALTARTADAEETLRALGARYAPAALLPVAGHVEQAKDRLVFATAQLGEARQYLEGGDTGKGAVHLRAAEGAVDQAGTFVTAVERLARELAEADEKLPAALTDAEADLADARGLLEGTAPGVPTADLRGRLARVESVVADVRREQAAGPHDPIGALRRVEEADSALDQSLAAARAREAGAERARSLLGQALLTARSSTGAAADFLTTHRGAIGSEARTRLAEAERRLANARAAESTDPATALAEAQQADALARQARSLAERDVRAYGNPYGGGGRGGTGMGGAVLGGIILGQVLRGGGGGGSGGGAFGGGGPGSFGGGGTRGRRGTGGRF, from the coding sequence GTGACCTCGCCCCTAGTCGTCCGGACGGCCGCGGCCGCGCTCCTCGCCCTCCCCTGGCTGCTGCTGCCCGCCACCCCGGCCCACGCCGACGACCCGGTCACCCTCTCCCGCACCGGCCAGGTCACCGACAAGGTGGACGCCCTCGGCGACCGCGACGACGTCACGGCGCAGGCACTGACCACGCTCGACGACAGCCGCGGCATCCAGCTCTTCGTCACCTACGTGCGCGACTTCTCCGGCCGCACCGCCCAGGACTGGGCGAACGCCACCGCCGAGAAGAACGGACTCGGCCTCGACGACGTGCTCCTCGCCGTCGCCACCCACGACCGGCAGTACGCCTTCTCCGTGGACCGCGACGCGCGGCTCACCGACGTCCAGCTCCAGGACGTCGCCCGCACCGCCGTCGAACCCGCGCTGCGCCGCGACGACTGGGCGGGCGCCGCGATCGGCGCGGCGAACGGCATCGGCGCCGTCGTCGCCGGACAGCCCGTACCGACCCCGACCCTCACCCCGGGCGCCGCCGACCCCGGCGGCGCGAGCGACGGCGGGACCCGCACCGGCGACCTCGCACTCCCTCTCATCGCCGTCGGCGCGGCGGGCGCTCTCGCCGCGTACACCTACACCCGGCGCAAGAAACGGATGAACACCCGCACCACGCCCGGCGGCGGCGCGGTCGCGGGCGGCTGGGGCAAGCCCGCCGCCACCGCACTGCCCGAGCTGGACCGGCAGGCCCGGCACCTCCTCGTCGAGACCGACGACGCCATCCGTACCAGCACCGAGGAACTCGGCTTCGCCACCGCCCAGTTCGGCGAGGAGGCCGTCACCGCCTACGCGGAGGCGCTCGCCGCCGCACAGAGCGAGCTCACCGCCGCGTTCAGGCTCCGTCAGCAGCTCGACGACGCCTTCCCGGAGGACGACGCCACCAAGCGGCGGATGCTCGACGAGATCATCAGCCGCTGCACGGAGGCGGACCGGCGGCTCGACGCCGAGGCCGAGGCGTTCGACCGGCTGCGCGCCCTGGAGAAGTCCGCGCCCGAGGCGCTGGCCGGCGCCGAACGGGCCTTCCGTGCCCTGACCGCCCGCACCGCCGATGCCGAGGAGACCCTGCGCGCCCTCGGCGCCCGGTACGCGCCCGCCGCCCTGCTGCCCGTCGCGGGCCATGTCGAACAGGCCAAGGACCGGCTGGTGTTCGCCACCGCCCAGCTCGGCGAGGCCCGCCAGTACTTGGAGGGCGGCGACACCGGCAAGGGCGCCGTCCACCTGCGTGCCGCCGAGGGCGCCGTCGACCAGGCCGGCACCTTCGTCACGGCCGTCGAGCGGCTCGCCCGCGAACTCGCCGAGGCCGACGAGAAGCTGCCCGCCGCCCTCACCGACGCCGAGGCCGACCTCGCCGACGCCCGCGGCCTCCTCGAAGGCACCGCCCCGGGCGTCCCCACCGCCGACCTGCGCGGCCGCCTCGCCCGCGTCGAGTCCGTCGTCGCCGACGTCCGCAGGGAACAGGCCGCCGGACCCCACGACCCGATCGGCGCCCTGCGCCGCGTCGAGGAGGCCGACTCCGCGCTCGACCAGTCCCTCGCCGCCGCCCGTGCCCGCGAGGCCGGCGCCGAACGCGCCCGCAGCCTCCTCGGCCAGGCCCTGCTCACCGCCCGCAGCAGCACCGGCGCCGCCGCCGACTTCCTCACCACGCACCGCGGCGCGATCGGCAGCGAGGCCCGCACCCGGCTCGCGGAGGCCGAGCGCCGGCTCGCGAACGCGCGGGCCGCCGAGTCCACCGATCCCGCCACCGCGCTCGCCGAGGCCCAGCAGGCCGACGCCCTGGCCCGGCAGGCCCGCTCCCTCGCCGAGCGGGACGTGCGCGCGTACGGGAATCCGTACGGGGGCGGCGGGCGCGGCGGCACCGGCATGGGCGGCGCCGTGCTCGGCGGGATCATCCTCGGCCAGGTCCTGCGGGGCGGCGGCGGGGGCGGATCCGGCGGCGGCGCCTTCGGCGGGGGCGGGCCCGGCAGCTTCGGGGGCGGCGGCACCCGGGGCCGGCGCGGCACCGGCGGCCGCTTCTGA